The Raphanus sativus cultivar WK10039 chromosome 6, ASM80110v3, whole genome shotgun sequence sequence aatgatgtgaATAACACCATTTCTGGAATTGATAAGATGATATTTCTGGTTAATCCGTCCATTGACAACTACATCTTCCAGATTAATGACTAAAGTCCCAGTTCCTCCTATATATAAAGATAAAGCCAAGATTTGAGTTGAAgccaaacaaaaatattaaaggtAAAGCCAAGATTTGAGTTGAAGCCAAACAAAAACATTAAGACAGAATCTCTAGCAAAGCTCTGGTCAAGACATAAGAATATATTTACCTTGGAACGAAAGTGAAAACCGGTTCCTTTACCCATGACTTCAACTCGTATACTCTCTTTCAGTGGCGGCTCTTCTAGTGTGAACTGGAACTCCTCGTTCCATCTCGGGTCTCTTGTCTTCTTCAACATCTGATCAAGTAAACATAGCTCTCAAATCATTATTAAAAGGTATTATTTTAGCCTCTGAGTACAATGCAAGCTTTATGATTATATACCtttgttctcttcttttctcctcTGAAGAGAACAAGAGCATAAGGATTTGTACATTTCTTCTTTCCCTCGACATCTTTGGCTGATTGGATTGCAACCGAGAGTAGAGGCTTTCATCTCTGAATGGCACATACCTGAGGTCTAACTCTAATCTTCCTCTCTGTTACAGGTTAAACTCGAATTCTTGATCAAATCCAGGTTAAACACCTTCTTCTCCCTAGGGTTAATTTTCTTCAAGGGGATCATCTGCATTCCTAATCTGTCATGTCCACCAACCTGTTTCATTAGAAAGAGATCAGGTTTTAGTAAGGGGAGTACACAAATACATTGAACTGGAGGAAGAGAGATGCTGAGAGACCTTGTCCCAGTCAAAGACTTCTACAAACTAAACATACCTGAGCCGAGCTTGCACGTTGTGACGCCAGTTATCTTGCCGTTCCTGCAGCCATTTGTTTATGTCAGAAACTCAGAAATAAAAACCCAAATTAATCCGTTGTGAGCTGAGGTAAGATCGAAGCTGGAACCATCAGACGATTCAGAATCATGAAACCGAAGCTCCTTGACTTCATCATCAACACAGGGGAGGACGAAAGAGATGAAGAGAATTTCACCAAGCAGAAGACGGTAAATGAACGGATTCGACCAAATAAAAAGCTGATAACGGTTACGCCGTCGACCAGAGATCAATTTTGCCAGAAAACTTAGAGAAATCAGATTTCGCGATGGTTTGGTCTCTGTAGCCGCGAGAGAGAAATCGGGACAAACCCAATTCTCGTTTTCTATTTCCCaacaaatgaaaaaattatttcatttttcaaaaaaggaACCAATAAAATTGTGCCACGTCAACATAATAACCTCCCCAAGATGCTTCTAGCGGAACACTCGAAGCACACATCTCTGaccaaattatttaattttttcttttattataatgCTTTAAGATGTGTTTAATTACACcgataaagatgctctaagTATTGATCTGTACGTACTGATCCTTatcagtattttaaaatataaaattaaatgataatttatatactTCTTTAGAGATGCTGCTCCATCATGGTATTTCATGAGATATCTTatcagtattttaaaatataaaattaaatgataatttatatacttctttattttatgtaaaaatagAACCAATAACTAATTGACAAATATGAATTTGGTATTTCTCAACAGTATCTTAAAAATTGCTGTTAGAaaacttttttctctttttttatcttttcttaactttttattatttttatcttaaaagaCTTTATTATGAACTTACCGATAAACATGTTCCCATGATTCAcagatttataaaattaacattttacttAACATACTGTGGATTTCAATGATCTAACGTACAATAGTTGGATCAGATACCGGTCCACGGATTTTCTCTAATGAATTGATATTATCAGATTATATGAGTAAATTGGTTAATATGTTGATTAAACCGTGTACTTAAGTATAGATAGAGAGTAAAATTGTaacaaacattataaaatcaataataataaacttcatatttttcatttgcTCTCCATCTACGAAGCTCCACCTCTGGATCTAATAGATATGAAGCTAGCTAAACATTATAATTGATTGCAGAATGAGCATTTGCATCTAATGTTTCTAGATGGATCACATTAGTCCATATATAGATCAAACGTGATGTACATGTTGAAAACATGAAGAACTGACAGAAAGGTTTGCAAATGCAATCAATTCTTAAAGTTTGTCAAGTATAATCTCTCAGTATTAAGATTAAAGATTATAGCATTTTATAGTTGACTATGTAGATTATAGTAATGGAGAGTTAAGGACAACAGCTCGGTTTTAAGTCTACATTAACACGAGTACAGAAGCATTGCCTCCTTCGCGTGAGCTTCTCTCTTTCTGGAGCTATGTCATTATATGTACAGCCACACACCGTACAGGTTTTGCAAGATCCGCCGTAAGATCCGGAACCAAAAAAGTCAAACCGATGCAGTACTAAATATTCTGTTTATTCACGCGCCACAAGCCAAGCGTGGAAGTTAGTTTAATTAACAAGAAGAGAAAAGCAGAAACTCGAACGCGGAAACTGTTGTTGTCGTCGTCGCAGTTAACGGGTTTCGTCTCCGATGGACTCTTTTTAAATCTGCTTCTTTATTTATTCTGCGTCTCATTTTCAGTTTAATTGCTCCATGCCATTTAAACCAGTGGCAGCAGTcacaacaaataaaattaaacatgaCACGAACTTACGAAATTACAAACCATTATCATAAATCATAACTCGAATAATCTCTCCTTAAATATCTGATGAGGACAAATAATGGTTTTTATTCAATGTAATCGATTGCGTCTTAACTTTAATGATGCTTTACAAACACGATATTCCCCTTTTCGACACCTTATCTTTTTGTTTAGAACAATTATTGTGTATGTTTGCGTGTTTTGTTGAGTAGGGAGAATATAACATAGACTTTGTAATACTACAATAATTGTAATTgtagtattaaaaaaaacacgACATTAGCTTTGTTTGAAATGAGACTATTGATTAGCTTCCCTCTACATTAAAATGAGTACGACAGATCATGAAATTGTATAGATACATCCAGCCATATATAGGTTGCACTGTCGAATCTCGATGGCCTCTTTGACTCTTAAGCAATTGAAGATAATAGGATAAATCAACGTTTattacaaaatcaaatcaataaGAAATTTTCGTGGTCATCTAGTTTAGAATCTGTTCGAAGCTAACATAAATTCATCTGTATAACTATTGATAATCAATTTCTTAATAAATATGTATAGTTTTAATTTAGGTAGAGAGATGAAAAGACACTTCAATAGTTCAAAAGGTTGCATGTGTCCAGTGGTTGAGATGATTATTGGTTTCATGTCTAACGAACCCTCCTCTTAAATATCTTACAGCTTGCTAATCTAGATATGTCAATAGTACTAATTAGAAttcgaaaataatattttgtaatattagtACACGTGATATGAAATCACAGCTGTTTACAATGAAAGGGAGTACTATTATgtaaaattccaaaataatcTGAATCAAGAGACGTGAAGACACGCGCCAAGCGGGGCGTAGTGGTAGTGGGAACTGGACAATACTTTTTGTacgtaaatatttttttacaagttTTAAGCGTGGTAAAAGTTAAAGCTGTGTCGTAAAAAAAGCTGTAAAATATGCAAAGTTAAAattgaaatcatctaaaatattaatgGGGAAGTACAAAATAAACTTCACCCTTTTTTCtgaacgtctggatcgattattatcgattaattatgctattacaatgatgaaaatattacaaagacgattttatAGTCGATAATTCTACCACCATGTGAGAATACCcgcctgactgcaccactctgagccgtcctataagatccatgttcgatggtacacCCTGCACCAAACTGAAGATCTCATGTATtctgtttctccataatctgcataatttggtattttctggggtttgaactcCAGACCTCCGGAtgtagaagcaattgaacccttagtcaaatcACTGGACCAAAGGGGCTTCCACAAATAAACTTCACCTTTAAACTTGCACAATATTTACAACTAAACGCCATTGAGATAATAATTATTGGTTTAACACAATCATTTATTATTAGCATTTAATAATTACCATTAATCATCAAGCAAAACATAACCAAACATATTAACTAGAAAGATACCGCGATCTCCTAAAAATCTACTTAGCATGTATTTCTAATGTAAGTGgctattatatttcaattttgactgacaaaaaaatccaaaacaattagattttgtataattttttgttgAACACATCCCTCTTcatctataaaaaataaataaatatacactTGTGCGGTCGCTTGATTCATGTTATAACAAtttgaaaaccaaaacaaaattacttaatataaactatattttttgtttaaaagatCCATATGAAACAATTATTTCATAcgaaaaaattttaaaatacaaactaCTATTTGTacagtataaatatttatttaaaaataaaatgaatatccGCACGGGTgtacggatcaagatctagtacaaattaaaaataattactaGCAAAAAGAATCTGTGTtagttgtttctttttgttttcttgtcttGTAAATGTGTTCATAGTTCATAGAATTTGTGGTGGCGAAACCTAACCCGTGACATTCGTGTAAGGTGTTGTGCCAATACTACCACGCGCATAGAAGTGCGAGAAGAACACGTTGCGTTAAGGAAATAGACAATCTCGTGATTATGGAGGAGTTGAGTGATACCGAGTTTAGCTTAACAAATCAAATGTCTGATTATTTGATAACACAAGAACTCCACGTCTCCCACTTAAGTCATACTTACTTCCTAACTAGAATGAACTAAAACTGTTAATATAGCATGTCTTTATTTTCAACGACAGATACACTTTTGGGTGACAAACTAGTAGATTAGTAAGTAAGAGAATTCAATTCCAGAAGCTgtagaatttataattttatcgtATGAAATGAATGATAACTATATTCCTATAATTTTACATAGTGAACACACGAATCAATcacgaaaaaaacaaaacataattgagataatatttattttaggatgtgtatataattattaaaatgaataatTTACAATTTCCTTAGATCCAAATCTATACTATCCACAATTCAATATTCGTTTTCTCtgtagaaatttttatttatctactAAAGAGTTTTTTTCATGATCTCAATAAATATAGTATTTctcagaaaaaatatttttttttttatcggtcctctgtccctggcgatgccgaaatgttaattccccagtggccgggattcgaacccaggtggcggaactcacagctatgaaccctttaccaactgagctagaagccccggttaaaaaaaaaaaatattgccgAAATTAACATACTTTACACACACACGGATCAAAAGCGTTAATAACCGTTCCTTTATTGCCTGCCTTCACAACAAGATAGATGATCTTTTTACATAAAAACATCCAGGAATTCttgaaaatgtattttaaacctttgtttaaTTATGGATAATCAACAAATGACAAAAGGTCAAAAACACGATGGGTCCCATAAAGGTCTCTCAAAGGTGGACCTAACAAGGAACCCTCCATTGCATAGTGCTTTAAAAGCAGCTGCAAAGCAGCTCCATTTTGGCATCAAAACAAGAAccaagttttcttctttttacacTTTCAAAGAATATAAATTTCTTCACAGATCTTTCTCCTCCTTCCACCAATTTCTCTGAATAAGAAAAAGTTTAAGCCAAAGGAACACTTTCTCTCTTCACCACATCTTTTCTCAACTAAGTAAGAATAAGAATATAAAGTGTGAAACCCAACTTCAAGTAAAGCAAAGATATTTGCTTTTGCTTTCAACAGTCTCCGGTATGAGTTTCAAACCTAATGCCATGATGAATGCGGCTATGGCGACAGCTTCTGCTCTGTTTCTTCTAGGGTTTCTTGTCTCTTCAGTCTCTGCTTCTGTCTCTTACGATAGCAGAGCCATTACCATCAATGGTAAAAGAAGAATCCTCATCTCTGGATCTATTCATTACCCCAGAAGCACTCCTGAGGTTTGTTTGTTATCCTGAGTTGTAATGTAGTTAAGAGTTATCCCAAAGTCTGAAGCTTTGGCTCTTTTGTAATGTCTCAAACCTCACATTGTCTTACCTAATTCAAGTAAATGAAAATCTAAGGTTTTGTTTCTTATCTGGATATgtgtttttgtgtgtgtgtgtagaTGTGGCCAGATCTAATAAGGAAAGCAAAAGAAGGAGGTTTAGATGTGATTCAGACTTATGTTTTCTGGAATGGGCATGAGCCTTCTCCtggaaaagtaagaaaaaatctactttttttttgtgttgtcaGTGACTGGATCTTTATTTCATTGGATTCCactttatggtttttttttttggcttcatCTGCAGTATTATTTTGAAGGCAACTATGATTTGGTTAAGTTTGTAAAGTTGGTCAAACAGTCTGGACTCTACCTTCATCTAAGGATTGGTCCTTATGTCTGTGCAGAATGGAACTTTGGGTAATTTTTATGTCCATTTTAACCTTAAAATAGAAAGttaaaaaaggagaagaaaaaaaatctaatatgatttgttttgtttctgtatatgtatatgtttctCAGTGGATTCCCTGTTTGGCTTAAGTACGTTCCAGGGATTAGCTTCAGAACAGATAATGCTCCTTTCAAGGTTAGACATGTTTTCTTAAACTAAGTCTCTATCTTCAATTTGAAGTTACTAAAATGTCAAACTTGTTCTTTGACCCTTGTTTGACTTAATTCAGAAACATTGACTTTGTTTCCTTCTTTTGAAGGCTCAAATGCAAAGATTCACTACAAAGATTGTTAACATGATGAAAGCTGAGAGGCTGTTTGAATCCCAAGGCGGTCCTATAATCCTCTCTCAGGTGAGAACCATTACTAGTGAACTTTTGGGTTTTTAACAATCCTAGTATAGAGTGTGTGAGTGGGGACTAAGTGTTTGTGTTAACATTCATATGTAATGTAACAGATTGAGAATGAATATGGACCAATGGAATATGAGCTGGGTGCACCGGGTAGGTCTTACACCAACTGGGCAGCTAAAATGGCTGTGGGGCTAGGCACTGGTGTCCCTTGGGTCATGTGTAAACAAGACGATGCTCCTGACCCCATTGTAAGAGTTCTTTTGTCTCGTCTCTGGAACATTTTCTCCATTAGCTGTATTCTATTGTCTCTCTTCATTCTTTCTAAAAAAATCACTTCATTAAATAGTAGTAGTATTCATTTAAGTTAGCACATGCTTTGGTGACACTTCTTTTCatgatctttattttttttaaataatgatatttAATCATTTAAGTTAAGCAATTCTTAGTGAATCATTAATATGTTCAGTCTCTTTTCTCCTTGCATACTTGTTAACTTCTTGAACTTATGATTGGCTCTCTTACTAGATCAATGCTTGCAATGGCTTCTACTGCGATTACTTCTCTCCCAACAAGGCTTATAAACCCAAAATGTGGACTGAAGCCTGGACTGGATGGTAAGCAGAAAACTCAAAAGtgaatctcttcttctattATTGTTTCTTGGTGATATCTCAGTCTGTTTTCTTACAGGTTTACAAAGTTTGGAGGTCCAGTTCCTTACCGTCCAGCTGAAGATATGGCCTTTTCCGTTGCAAGGTTTATTCAAAAGGGTGGATCTTTCATCAACTACTACATGGTAAAAAGCTAAAGTTTCTGTCTTCCTTCTTTTTTTACCATGTTCATAAAGTAGATTCATGAGCTATTCCATTTCTCATACACTGGCTTCTTTGCTCAGTTTCACGGTGGAACAAATTTTGGTCGTACTGCTGGTGGTCCGTTTATTGCAACCAGCTATGATTATGACGCTCCTCTTGACGAATATGGTAAGCCTTTGCTAAAtcccaaaaatataataaattgctGTCTTCTTTATAAACATTGTCTACTACTTTCAAACAGGACTTGAAAGGCAGCCTAAGTGGGGGCACTTGAAAGATTTGCATAGAGCTATCAAGCTTTGTGAGCCAGCACTAGTATCAGGACAGCTCACAAGAATCCCCCTAGGAAATTATCAAGAGGTCTCAACTCAAAAGCCTTCTTAagaaaaattgttattattcttTGATCAACTTGATAGACTTATTATGCAAACTTGTAAATGAGCAGGCTCATCAGTACAAATCAAAATCAGGAGCTTGTTCTGCATTCCTAGCAAATTACAATCCAAGATCTTACGCCAAAGTTTCTTTTGGGAAAAATCACTACAATCTACCTCCATGGTCTATTAGTATTCTCCCAGACTGCAAAAACACAGTTTACAACACAGCCAGGGTAAGAATAATCATCATTATATAAATGCTTCAACCAGATGTATGATCAAAGTTTTAAAACTGTTTCTTCTTGGTTTTTTGGATGTAGGTTGGTGCTCAAACTTCAAGGATGAAAATGGTCCGTGTTCCTGTTCACGGAGGACTATCTTGGCAAGNNNNNNNNNNNNNNNNNNNNNNNNNNNNNNNNNNNNNNNNNNNNNNNNNNNNNNNNNNNNNNNNNNNNNNNNNNNNNNNNNNNNNNNNNNNNNNNNNNNNCATACAATGAAGACCCATCAAGTTACGTTGATGAGTCATTCACAATGGTGGGATTAGTGGAGCAGATCAACACTACACGAGACACTTCAGATTACCTGTGGTACATGACTGAGTAAGTATCCAACAGACCCTTGTNNNNNNNNNNNNNNNNNNNNNNNNNNNNNNNNNNNNNNNNNNNNNNNNNNNNNNNNNNNNNNNNNNNNNNNNNNNNNNNNNNNNNNNNNNNNNNNNNNNNAGAATCTATCAATGCATCTTTGACTTTGTTTACTTACACAAAttgttctctttctttttttttgttttaacagtGTTAAGATTGATTCCAACGAAGGGTTTCTGAGGTCTGGGGCTTTGCCTACTCTCACTGTTCTATCAGCTGGACATGCTATGCATGTGTTCATCAATGGCCAGTTATCTGGTTCTGCTTACGGTAGCTTAGACTCTCCCAAGCTAACATTCCGAAGAGGTGTGAACCTAAGAGCTGGTTTCAACAAAATTGCTATACTGAGCATAGCTGTTGGTCTCCCGGTTAGTCCATAGCACCAATCTTTTTAAGCCACACACTTGGGGTTCAAA is a genomic window containing:
- the LOC108812283 gene encoding beta-galactosidase 1 produces the protein MSFKPNAMMNAAMATASALFLLGFLVSSVSASVSYDSRAITINGKRRILISGSIHYPRSTPEMWPDLIRKAKEGGLDVIQTYVFWNGHEPSPGKYYFEGNYDLVKFVKLVKQSGLYLHLRIGPYVCAEWNFGGFPVWLKYVPGISFRTDNAPFKAQMQRFTTKIVNMMKAERLFESQGGPIILSQIENEYGPMEYELGAPGRSYTNWAAKMAVGLGTGVPWVMCKQDDAPDPIINACNGFYCDYFSPNKAYKPKMWTEAWTGWFTKFGGPVPYRPAEDMAFSVARFIQKGGSFINYYMFHGGTNFGRTAGGPFIATSYDYDAPLDEYGLERQPKWGHLKDLHRAIKLCEPALVSGQLTRIPLGNYQEAHQYKSKSGACSAFLANYNPRSYAKVSFGKNHYNLPPWSISILPDCKNTVYNTARVGAQTSRMKMVRVPVHGGLSWQAYNEDPSSYVDESFTMVGLVEQINTTRDTSDYLWYMTDVKIDSNEGFLRSGALPTLTVLSAGHAMHVFINGQLSGSAYGSLDSPKLTFRRGVNLRAGFNKIAILSIAVGLPNVGPHFETWNAGVLGPVSLNGLNGGRRDLSWQKWTYKVGLRGESLSLHSLSGSSSVEWAEGAFVAQKQPLTWYKTTFSAPAGDSPLAVDMGSMGKGQIWINGQSVGRHWPAYKAVGSCSECSYTGTFNENKCLRNCGEASQRWYHVPRSWLKPTGNLLVVFEEWGGDPNGISLVRREVDSVCADIYEWQSTLVNYQLHASGKVNKPLHPKVHLQCGPGQKITTVKFASFGTPEGTCGSYRQGSCHAHHSYDAFNRLCVGQNWCSVTVAPAMFGGDPCPNVMKKLAVEAVCG